In the genome of Candidatus Methylomirabilota bacterium, the window AGGGCCACGAGCCTCATGCGCTTGCCCTCGTTGGTCGCCCGGATCCGCCGCGCGACCTCGAAGCCGTCGAGCCCCGGCAACCCGATGTCGATCAGGACGACGTCGGGACACGAGGTCAACGCGGTTTCGAGCGCTCCGGGTCCGTCGGCGGCCACGTCGACGCGATGCCCGCGGACTTCGAGCAGGCAGCGCACAGCTTCGCGGGCATCTGCATGGTCCTCGACGACCAGGACATGACGGCCCACAGACAGCACGCTACCTGTCTCGCGCCAGCGCCCGCAAGCCCTGAAATCATTTTCTTCGCGCGCCCATCGGGCACGCTCGACGATCGGCTCGGACGCTGCGGACGGGATCAAGAGGCCGCGCGACTACCCGGCGCATGGCCATCGTCGACGCCACGGCGGCCGCCACGATGGTGAGTGCCGCGACGAGCGGTCTGTTGCAGTGAGCGCCCCCGTCCTGCCAGGGGCCAGGGCTTTTTAGCGGGAAGCGGCCTTGCCCAGGAGGGTCAGGATGTGGGCTCGG includes:
- a CDS encoding response regulator, whose amino-acid sequence is MLSVGRHVLVVEDHADAREAVRCLLEVRGHRVDVAADGPGALETALTSCPDVVLIDIGLPGLDGFEVARRIRATNEGKRMRLVALTGYGEVADRRRALESGFDAHLVKPIDPDQLYRLLESP